A single Cnuibacter physcomitrellae DNA region contains:
- a CDS encoding glycosyltransferase: MQQDELGEAAYSVSVVIPVYQGERTLASVVSELEPLTHTSVTPGGIAYRVDEVVLVHDNGPDHSDVVMRDLAARHPFVRIVWLSRNFGQHAATIAGLARATGRWIVTMDEDGQHDPAAIPLFLDAAVQERAGVVYADFTNERPHGAVRSVASRSSKSLLGRVFDTPDARLFQSYRLIRGDMARKLAQFAATGVYLDVALSWVTNRVATVPTRLRSDDGRVSSYTVGSLFAYFWRMVLTSGTRGLRLVSVLGGALAAIGFLLAVYVIVAMIVGEGDSVEGWGSTMVVMLICFGAVLVSLGVIAEYIGVSLSVSMGRPLYLVVDDPETVMSDTPSPRTL, from the coding sequence GTGCAACAGGACGAGCTGGGGGAGGCCGCCTACTCGGTGTCGGTGGTGATCCCCGTCTACCAGGGTGAGCGCACGCTGGCGTCGGTCGTGTCCGAGCTCGAGCCTCTCACCCACACGAGCGTCACGCCAGGGGGCATCGCCTACCGCGTCGACGAGGTGGTCCTCGTGCACGACAACGGCCCCGACCACTCCGACGTGGTGATGCGGGACCTCGCCGCCCGGCATCCGTTCGTCAGGATCGTGTGGCTCAGCCGGAACTTCGGTCAGCACGCCGCGACGATCGCGGGGCTCGCCCGCGCCACGGGCCGCTGGATCGTGACGATGGACGAGGACGGCCAGCACGACCCGGCCGCCATCCCGCTCTTCCTCGACGCCGCCGTGCAGGAGCGTGCCGGCGTCGTCTACGCCGACTTCACCAACGAGCGACCGCACGGCGCCGTGCGGTCGGTGGCGTCTCGATCGTCGAAGTCGCTGCTCGGCCGGGTCTTCGACACGCCGGATGCGCGCCTGTTCCAGAGCTACCGCCTCATCCGCGGCGACATGGCCCGTAAGCTCGCGCAGTTCGCGGCGACCGGCGTCTACCTCGACGTGGCGCTGTCCTGGGTCACCAACCGGGTGGCGACCGTCCCGACCCGGCTGCGCTCCGACGACGGCCGGGTCTCCAGCTACACGGTCGGCTCCCTCTTCGCCTACTTCTGGCGGATGGTGCTGACGAGCGGGACGCGCGGCCTGCGCCTCGTGAGCGTGCTGGGCGGTGCTCTGGCGGCGATCGGGTTCCTCCTCGCCGTGTACGTCATCGTCGCGATGATCGTCGGCGAGGGCGACTCGGTGGAGGGGTGGGGCTCGACCATGGTCGTCATGCTGATCTGCTTCGGCGCCGTCCTCGTCTCGCTCGGCGTGATCGCGGAGTACATCGGCGTCTCGCTCAGCGTCTCGATGGGCCGTCCGCTCTATCTCGTGGTGGACGACCCGGAGACCGTCATGTCCGACACCCCCTCCCCGCGGACGCTGTGA